A window of Syntrophales bacterium genomic DNA:
CAGGCTGCGGTCGGAACAGAGGACCAGGAGGACCGGGGCGTCGAAGAGGGAAAACATGCGCACGGCGTAGTCGAGCCGCGCCTGCTTGTCCTCCCGGGCGATGGACTGGGCCTCCAGCACGACGCGTCCGGTGCCCGTGTATCGCTTTTTCAGGGCCTCCGGCCATTCCTGGGGCATGGGGGCCTCCGGTGCGGTGGGGATGCCCTGCAGAAGGCTCTCCCGGTTTGCGGTCCGGAAGGCTTCGAGAGCCTTTCCGGTGACCGCGAAGATCTCCCAGGGCTGTGTGTTTCCCCAGGACGGGGCGTAACGGGCGTCCTCAAGGATTTCCTCGATCAGATCCCGCGGAACCGCTTCTCTGCGAAACTGCCGGATGCTCCGTCTTTCCCGGACGGCGGTGCGAAGTTCCATCGCTTCTGTTTTCTCCTCCTATTTTGTTTTCTGATTTTTCAGGGTGACGAAGAAATTGCTGTC
This region includes:
- a CDS encoding nitroreductase encodes the protein MELRTAVRERRSIRQFRREAVPRDLIEEILEDARYAPSWGNTQPWEIFAVTGKALEAFRTANRESLLQGIPTAPEAPMPQEWPEALKKRYTGTGRVVLEAQSIAREDKQARLDYAVRMFSLFDAPVLLVLCSDRSLPEGYSMLDCGLLLQTICLLARDRGLGSCILACSVSYPDLIRRLLPVQEEQRIVMGVALGWPDEDAPLNRFPRERAGLGEIVTWVSGS